GCGATCTGGCCCGTCGCCTCGCCCGCCTACCTGGCCAGCCGGCCCGGCACGAAGATCGCCACCTTGGACGACTTGCAGCGCGCGCGCTGGCTGGCGCACAGCCGCCTGGCCTCGCCGCTGCGCTGGGACGTGCAGACACCCGACGGCCCCGCCGCCTTCGCCGTGCAGGACGACGCCGCCATCCATTCCGACTCCGCCTCGGCGCTGCTGGGCTTTGCCCTGGGCGGCTGCGGCGTGGCCCTGCTGCCGCAGTGGCTGGTGGAAGCGGAGGTGCGCGCGGGACGCCTGCGCCGTCTGCTGCCCGACGTCGTCTTCCCGGAACAGGGCGTGTATGCCGTGTATCCGAACACCCAGCATATTGCGGAAAAGGTGCGCGCCTTTATCGACTTTTTGCGCGCGTTCGTGGGCACGCCCGACTGAGATTTCAATTCGTCAATATTTGATGAGGTCAACGATTTCCAAGGGGCAAACGGGCGCCCCTTTCGGTGTGTACGGCCTACACTGAAGGGACGTTGTTCATCGAATGGAGACCATCATGGCACATACATTGGCAGCAGTTTTCGCCGTGCGCGACATGGCCGAGCGCGCCCGGCACGACCTGATCACGGCGGGATTTCCCAGCGCCAACATCCGCCTGCACGATGCGGGCAGCGACGAATTTTCCGCCACGGAAAATATCCGCCGCGACGACAGCGACAGCCTGCTCGACAACATCAAGCATTTCTTCACGGACCTGTTCGGCAGCCACGCCGACCGCCACATCTATGCGGAAGCCGTGCGACGCGGGCATGTCGTGCTGACCCTGGAAGGAGCAAGCGACGCCGATATCCAGCGCGCCACCGACCTCGTCGAGCGCTACGCGCCGCTCGACATCGATGCGCACGCTGAGCACTGGCGCGCCGGCGGCTGGCAAGGCGCGCCGCAAGACGACAGCGCGAGGCGCCAGGGCGCCAGCATGCAGTCCGGCGCGCCATCGCAGCAAGGCACGTCCGCCGGCAATATGAACGAGGCGCCAGGGTCGCAGCAGTTTGCCAGCGACATGGCGTCGCCGCCGCCGTCGTCCGGCGCGGGCGCCAACGTGCGCCGCTATCCCGGCGCCGATAACCTGCCCGGCACCAGCTACGACGACGAGCAGTACTACCGCAGCCACTGGAGCGCCACCTATGTCGCCACCGGCGCGCGCTTCGAGGACTACGATCCCGCCTACCGCTATGGCCATTCCATGGCCAACAGCGACAGCTACCGGGGCCGTCCATGGGACGAGGTGGAAGCGGACCTGCGTTCCACGTGGGAGCACACGTATCCCCAGTCGGCGTGGGACAACTTCAAGGCGGCCATCAAGCATGGCTGGGAACGCATGACGTCCTGACGCGCTGAGGGGTTTGCGCCCCTCAGCGCCCCTCTTGCGTGAGCTTGAGGAAGTGGTTCAGGATGTGGAAGTGGTCTTCGAAGAATTGCTCTTCCATGGCCGGCAGCGACGCCACGGGCACCCACTGCGCCAGCGCCGCATCGTCGGCCGCCGTCACGGCCGGCAACTGGCGCGTCTTCAGGTCGAAATAATGCGCGTGCGTGATGGTACGCCCGCGCTGGCTGCGGTCCGGGTGGTCGAACACGGCCACGCCCACCAGCGCCTCGACGAGGGTGGGCGCCAGCACGCCCAGCTGGGTTTCTTCCGCCAGCTCGCGCAGTGCCCCCTGCAACAGCCGTTCGCGCGGCTCCAGAAAGCCGCCCGGCAAGGCCCACAGGCCCTTGCCCGGATAGCCGCCGCGGCGCACGAGCAGCACGTGGCCGCCCGTCTGCACCAGCGCATCGACGGTCGTGAAGATGGGCGCATACGGCGCCACTTTCCAACGCGCCTTGTACGCTTCGATGGCACGGTATTCCTGCACCAGCGGCGCATACCACGGCAGCAAGGTCCACGCTTTCAGATACTGGCCGATGGCCGCCGGCAGCAGCTGCGCCACGGCGCTCAGCGACACGTCGACGTCTTCCGCCTCGAACAGCACGTTGCGGATGGCCGTCGCGCCGATCGGTGCGCCAGGATCGATCTCCAGATTCAATAGCTGCCAGTGCGGAAAGTGGTGCAGGTAATAACTGGTGGCGTCCTTGAAGCAGGCCACCAGGGCGATGCGCTGCGCTGCGGGCACGGCGCCCGCCACGGCGCGCCGCACGGCGTCGGCCCACAGTCCATCGTCGTAGTAATCGCGCACGGCCACGTAATGCACGCGCGCGCGCTGCGCCTCGGGCAGGGTGGCGGCGATCATGGCGGCCCGCTCCTGCCACGTAAACGGGTTCTTCGGGCTGCGCGCATGGAAGGCGGAACCGAGCACCACCACCACTTGCGCGGCCGTCGTCAGCGCCTTTTGCAGCAAGCCGGCATGGCCATTGTGAAAAGGCTGGAAACGGCCGATCAGGATGGCCGCGTCGGCGCAATAGGATAAGGTCATGCGTCGTCTCCGGTCGGGTAGTGGGCGGCGATCGGCAATTGACGCCCGCTGCCAAAGGCGCGCGAACGCACGCGGATGATGGGCGCCGCCTGGCGCCGTTTGTATTCGTTGCGGGCGACCATGCCGAGGATGCGCGTCACGAGCGCGCGCCCCTCGTCCGTCTCGCGCAGCTGGTCGACCAGGGTCAGCGCCTGCGCGCTTTCGGCCGCCGGCAAACGCCGTCCCTCGATATGCCACTTCAGAATTTCATCGAGCACCGGGTATGGCG
This window of the Janthinobacterium agaricidamnosum genome carries:
- a CDS encoding bifunctional nicotinamide-nucleotide adenylyltransferase/Nudix hydroxylase → MTLSYCADAAILIGRFQPFHNGHAGLLQKALTTAAQVVVVLGSAFHARSPKNPFTWQERAAMIAATLPEAQRARVHYVAVRDYYDDGLWADAVRRAVAGAVPAAQRIALVACFKDATSYYLHHFPHWQLLNLEIDPGAPIGATAIRNVLFEAEDVDVSLSAVAQLLPAAIGQYLKAWTLLPWYAPLVQEYRAIEAYKARWKVAPYAPIFTTVDALVQTGGHVLLVRRGGYPGKGLWALPGGFLEPRERLLQGALRELAEETQLGVLAPTLVEALVGVAVFDHPDRSQRGRTITHAHYFDLKTRQLPAVTAADDAALAQWVPVASLPAMEEQFFEDHFHILNHFLKLTQEGR